In a genomic window of Zingiber officinale cultivar Zhangliang chromosome 9B, Zo_v1.1, whole genome shotgun sequence:
- the LOC122024413 gene encoding uncharacterized protein LOC122024413: protein MEGRELRRSVTLSDQLSVDDSSRLGDLLKIREEEETRFSLRESLIVGPVVTCEKEEDSAADGGDGNGGRTLLDIILQEHEVNGVAEDGNSSSSAEWKTLRDHFLLHSDGASSRCQLRSSSNPVRDNSGHLIPAAASSESNYNSDLVDPQPTDVAAVAPTEVLTASELNNADEGAAAESPDSAVAEGEEEGVEEPGRVSLMALLEQTDRQWGGSGREGLSPLATAAEDEEDSGGGGAMSYMCCVCMVRHKGAAFIPCGHTFCRTCSRELWLGRGSCPLCNRQILEVLDIF from the coding sequence ATGGAAGGGAGGGAGCTCCGGCGAAGCGTGACGTTGTCGGATCAGTTGTCCGTCGACGACTCGTCCAGACTCGGAGACCTCCTCAAGATTCGGGAGGAGGAAGAGACGCGATTCTCCCTCCGCGAGTCGTTGATTGTGGGGCCGGTTGTCACATGCGAAAAGGAAGAAGACTCCGCCGCTGACGGTGGCGACGGCAACGGTGGAAGGACGCTCCTCGACATCATCCTGCAGGAGCACGAGGTGAATGGGGTCGCGGAGGACGGGAACTCTAGCAGTTCCGCCGAATGGAAGACTCTGAGAGACCACTTCCTCCTCCATAGCGACGGTGCTTCCTCCCGCTGCCAGCTTCGATCAAGCTCGAATCCCGTGCGCGATAACTCAGGCCACCTCATTCCCGCCGCAGCCTCCTCGGAGTCCAATTATAACTCAGACCTTGTTGACCCACAACCCACTGACGTCGCTGCGGTGGCACCAACGGAAGTACTTACAGCTAGCGAACTAAACAACGCCGATGAAGGCGCTGCCGCGGAGTCGCCCGACTCCGCTGTTGCAGAGGGCGAGGAGGAGGGGGTGGAAGAGCCGGGCAGAGTGTCGCTGATGGCATTACTGGAGCAGACCGACCGTCAATGGGGCGGGAGCGGGAGGGAAGGGCTATCTCCGTTGGCAACGGCGGCGGAGGACGAGGAGGACAGCGGCGGCGGAGGGGCGATGTCATAcatgtgctgtgtgtgcatggtAAGGCACAAAGGAGCTGCCTTTATCCCCTGCGGCCACACCTTCTGCCGCACCTGCTCACGCGAGCTCTGGCTCGGCCGTGGCAGCTGCCCCCTCTGCAACCGCCAAATTCTCGAGGTCCTCGACATCTTCTAA
- the LOC122025192 gene encoding EPIDERMAL PATTERNING FACTOR-like protein 9, translating to MQHYIQWGTSNSLVACMGTSYSPGPFLLSPFHLFFFPIPSNFFNSTGESMAMASTSFLLFYFLLSTFLLSPFSHLTGFEGRVTTDHSSLLPLHKVEMASGGMTSGELIGSMAPICTYNECRGCRFKCSAEQIPVDASDPMNSAYRYQCVCHR from the exons ATGCAACATTACATCCAGTGGGGGACCTCAAATTCTTTGgttgcatgcatgggaacatccTACAGCCCAGGCCCCTTTCTTTTATCTCCATtccacctcttcttctttccCATCCCTTCCAACTTCTTCAACTCAACAGGAGAGTCCATGGCAATGGCTTCCacctccttcctcctcttctaCTTCCTCCTCTCCACCTTTCTCCTCTCCCCCTTTAGCCACCTCACAGGCTTCGAAGGACGAGTTACTACTGATCACTCAAGCCTTCTTCCACTGCATAAG GTAGAGATGGCCAGTGGTGGCATGACTAGTGGGGAGTTGATAGGCTCCATGGCTCCAATCTGCACCTATAATGAATGTAGAGGTTGCCGATTCAAGTGCAGCGCTGAGCAGATCCCTGTCGACGCCAGCGACCCCATGAACAGTGCCTATCGTTATCAATGTGTGTGTCACAGGTGA